The Gossypium hirsutum isolate 1008001.06 chromosome D06, Gossypium_hirsutum_v2.1, whole genome shotgun sequence genome contains the following window.
TCTTATGTTGCCTAAACATCTAATTCAGGATGCAAATGTGCTTGTGGGACCaaagaaagaaagattgaatgTAAAGGCAGCATTATCAAACTCCTTCGGGTTTGGCGGCCACAACTCCTCCATCATTTTCGTGCCATACAAATAAAATAGTTCAACCA
Protein-coding sequences here:
- the LOC121218517 gene encoding 3-oxoacyl-[acyl-carrier-protein] synthase II, chloroplastic, yielding MIGHLLGAAGAVEAVAAIQAIRTGWVHPNINLENPDEGVDANVLVGPKKERLNVKAALSNSFGFGGHNSSIIFVPYK